A stretch of the Ostrea edulis chromosome 9, xbOstEdul1.1, whole genome shotgun sequence genome encodes the following:
- the LOC125656468 gene encoding putative nuclease HARBI1: protein MAVSNCVSFLFLEIFNDESEVECMHVHKCKDRKKNFVSLYSKRECVPKVEGCVLNVVELMDEPQHIDDFRTHFRLSRELFTSILNELSHTLQRNGHGPQVNVPPDKQLLVALWYIANTASMREVAHVFGLSMSTVHGIVKDVCEALAQLSDRVIQWPSPEQQQRTAIEIQDMCSLPGVVGFIDGTHIRISSALQGQKDYYNRKGFPSIQLQVVVDHNMKILNCYTGWPGCVHDARVLRNFGLYHRAEAGELITPNFYILGDNAYPLRNWLITPFKNVGQLTRQQIKFNKRLSSVRQNVERTFGYLKGRFRRLRDIPLHNHREICTLIYASCVLHNLCVQYNDDIDGFVEQDIEHHPNQFENVYQNGHAGVLRRLQLVNIP from the exons ATGGCTGTGAGTAACtgtgtttcttttttattcttGGAAATCTTTAATGACGAGAGCGAAGTAGAGTGCATGCATGTTCACAAGTGTAAAGACAGGAAAAAGAATTTTGTTTCTCTATACTCAAAGCGAGAATGCGTGCCAAAAGTTGAAGGATGCGTTTTAAACGTTGTGGAGTTGATGGACGAACCGCAGCATATCGATGATTTCAGAACCCATTTCCGATTATCTCGAGAGCTGTTTACATCCATCTTGAACGAACTTTCTCACACTCTCCAAAGAAACGGCCATGGTCCTCAAGTGAATGTGCCTCCTGACAAGCAGTTATTAGTGGCATTGTGGTATATTGCAAATACAGCATCCATGAGAGAAGTGGCACATGTATTTGGCCTCTCAATGTCAACAGTGCATGGAATTGTGAAAGATGTATGTGAAGCACTAGCGCAGCTTAGCGACAGG GTGATACAATGGCCATCCCCTGAACAACAACAGCGTACTGCAATAGAAATTCAGGACATGTGCTCTCTTCCTGGCGTAGTGGGTTTCATAGATGGGACCCACATACGAATTTCCAGTGCGTTACAAGGACAGAAGGATTATTATAATAGGAAAGGATTTCCTTCAATTCAGTTGCAG GTTGTTGTGGACCAcaatatgaaaattttgaacTGCTATACAGGTTGGCCTGGGTGTGTCCATGACGCACGTGTGCTCAGAAACTTTGGACTATACCATAGAGCCGAGGCAGGGGAACTTATTACACCAAATTTCTACATATTAGGCGACAATGCCTATCCACTAAGGAACTGGCTTATCACGCCCTTCAAAAATGTGGGACAACTGACAAGACAGCAAATTAAATTCAACAAGAGACTCTCCAGTGTTAGACAAAACGTAGAAAGGACTTTTGGATATTTGAAAGGAAGATTCAGGCGATTGCGTGATATACCTTTGCATAATCACAGAGAAATCTGTACTCTGATTTATGCATCTTGTGTGTTGCATAACCTGTGTGTTCAGTACAATGATGACATCGACGGTTTTGTTGAGCAAGATATTGAACATCATCCTAACCAGTTTGAAAATGTTTACCAGAATGGTCATGCTGGGGTTCTTCGTAGACTCCAGTTGGTTAATATTCCTTAA